Proteins encoded in a region of the Tripterygium wilfordii isolate XIE 37 chromosome 21, ASM1340144v1, whole genome shotgun sequence genome:
- the LOC119988760 gene encoding serine/threonine-protein phosphatase PP1 isozyme 4-like, producing MDSAVLDDIIKRLTEVRSARPGKQVQLSEAEIKQLCVASRETFLEQPNLLELEAPIKICGDIHGQYSDLLRLFEYGGFPPNANYLFLGDYVDRGKQSLETICLLLAYKIKYPENFFLLRGNHECASINRIYGFYDECKRRFNVRLWKAFTDCFNCLPVAALIDDKILCMHGGLSPDLNNLDQIRNLPRPTAVPDTGLLCDLLWSDPGREVKGWGMNDRGVSYTFGPDKVLEFLAKHDLDLVCRAHQVVEDGYEFFADRQLVTIFSAPNYCGEFDNAGAMMSVDENLMCSFQILKPAEKKAKFLMTNKM from the exons ATGGACTCCGCCGTACTCGATGATATAATTAAGCGCCTCACGGAGGTCCGATCAGCGAGGCCTGGGAAGCAGGTTCAGCTATCTGAGGCTGAGATCAAACAACTCTGTGTTGCGTCAAGAGAAACCTTTCTTGAACAGCCCAATTTGCTCGAGCTAGAAGCCCCGATCAAGATTTGTG GTGACATACATGGGCAATATAGCGATTTACTGAGGCTTTTTGAATATGGTGGTTTTCCTCCCAATGCGAATTATCTTTTTTTGGGGGATTATGTGGATCGTGGGAAGCAAAGTTTGGAAACAATATGCCTTCTGCTTGCCTATAAGATTAAGTACCCTGAGAACTTTTTCCTTCTAAGAGGAAACCATGAATGTGCTTCCATTAACCGGATTTATGGATTCTATGATGAATGTAAAAGGAGGTTTAATGTCAGACTGTGGAAAGCCTTTACTGACTGTTTTAACTGCCTTCCTGTGGCGGCTCTTATCGATGACAAAATATTGTGCATGCATGGTGGTCTCTCCCCTGATCTGAATAACTTGGATCAGATTAGGAATTTGCCTCGTCCAACTGCTGTCCCTGATACTGGTTTGCTATGTGATTTGCTTTGGTCAGATCCTGGAAGGGAAGTTAAGGGATGGGGAATGAATGACAGAGGGGTTTCATACACCTTTGGCCCTGATAAGGTTTTAGAATTTCTTGCGAAACATGACTTGGATCTTGTTTGTCGTGCACATCAG GTTGTAGAGGATGGATATGAATTCTTCGCCGACAGACAACTTGTTACCATATTTTCTGCTCCCAACTACTGTGGTGAATTTGATAATGCTGGTGCTATGATGAGTGTAGATGAGAACTTGATGTGCTCTTTTCAGATTCTAAAGCCTGCAGAAAAGAAAGCTAAGTTCTTGATGACTAACAAAATGTGA
- the LOC119989620 gene encoding mitochondrial substrate carrier family protein B-like isoform X1, translating into MQTESRVGVVVEGGQRAMNSTHGAVAVAVDRSGARKLSRIPQQQPTISQIGTISQLLAGGVAGALSKSCTAPLARLTILFQVQGMHTDAATLRKASIWREASRIVSEEGFRAFWKGNLVTITHRLPYSSVNFYAYEHYKKFLHSIPGLANHKEKKGVDLFVHFIGGGLAGITAASTTYPLDLVRTRLAAQTNVMYYRGIWHALQTISREEGVLGLYKGLGATLLGVGPSLAISFSVYEYLRSFWQSNRPQDSTVVVSLACGSLSGIASSTVAFPLDLVRRRKQLEGAGGRACVYKTGLFGIFRHIIKAEGFRGLYRGIMAEYYKVVPGVGICFMTYETLKIILADVTAKL; encoded by the exons ATGCAAACGGAGTCGAGGGTAGGAGTGGTGGTGGAAGGAGGGCAGAGAGCCATGAATTCTACTCACGGAGCCGTCGCCGTTGCCGTCGATAGATCCGGGGCGCGTAAATTGTCTAGGATACCTCAGCAGCAACCGACAATATCGCAGATCGGGACAATATCTCAGCTTCTCGCTGGCGGCGTCGCCGGTGCTCTTAGCAAATCTTGCACCGCTCCGCTTGCGCGCCTCACCATACTTTTTCAG GTGCAAGGCATGCACACTGATGCTGCAACATTGAGAAAAGCTAGCATATGGCGTGAGGCTTCACGAATTGTTAGTGAAGAAGGTTTCAGAGCTTTTTGGAAAGGGAATCTGGTTACAATCACTCATCGTCTACCCTACTCGTCTGTTAACTTCTACGCATATGAGCACTATAAAAAG TTCCTACATAGTATTCCTGGACTCGCAAATCATAAGGAAAAGAAGGGTGTAGATCTTTTTGTACATTTCATTGGTGGTGGTTTGGCTGGAATCACAGCTGCATCTACTACATATCCGTTGGATCTTGTAAGAACACGCCTTGCGGCTCAG ACAAATGTGATGTACTACCGAGGTATTTGGCATGCCTTGCAAACTATTAGCAGGGAAGAGGGTGTATTAGGCCTCTATAAGGGACTTGGGGCAACACTTCTG GGTGTTGGCCCTAGTCTTGCTATTAGCTTTTCAGTTTACGAGTATTTGAGATCTTTTTGGCAGTCAAATAG GCCCCAAGATTCCACTGTTGTTGTCAGTCTGGCTTGTGGCAGTCTTTCAGGCATTGCATCATCGACCG TTGCTTTTCCTCTGGATCTTGTAAGGAGAAGAAAACAATTGGAAGGGGCTGGTGGACGAGCATGTGTTTACAAGACCGGGCTTTTCGGTATATTTAGGCATATAATCAAAGCGGAAGGTTTTCGTGGTCTGTATAGAGGAATTATGGCTGAATACTACAAAGTTGTTCCTGGTGTTGGCATATGTTTTATGACTTACGAGACACTGAAGATAATTTTAGCAGACGTGACTGCCAAATTGTAG
- the LOC119989620 gene encoding mitochondrial substrate carrier family protein B-like isoform X2: MQTESRVGVVVEGGQRAMNSTHGAVAVAVDRSGARKLSRIPQQQPTISQIGTISQLLAGGVAGALSKSCTAPLARLTILFQVQGMHTDAATLRKASIWREASRIVSEEGFRAFWKGNLVTITHRLPYSSVNFYAYEHYKKFLHSIPGLANHKEKKGVDLFVHFIGGGLAGITAASTTYPLDLVRTRLAAQTNVMYYRGIWHALQTISREEGVLGLYKGLGATLLGVGPSLAISFSVYEYLRSFWQSNRPQDSTVVVSLACGSLSGIASSTGWHYSGEPLLCTRLSNL; the protein is encoded by the exons ATGCAAACGGAGTCGAGGGTAGGAGTGGTGGTGGAAGGAGGGCAGAGAGCCATGAATTCTACTCACGGAGCCGTCGCCGTTGCCGTCGATAGATCCGGGGCGCGTAAATTGTCTAGGATACCTCAGCAGCAACCGACAATATCGCAGATCGGGACAATATCTCAGCTTCTCGCTGGCGGCGTCGCCGGTGCTCTTAGCAAATCTTGCACCGCTCCGCTTGCGCGCCTCACCATACTTTTTCAG GTGCAAGGCATGCACACTGATGCTGCAACATTGAGAAAAGCTAGCATATGGCGTGAGGCTTCACGAATTGTTAGTGAAGAAGGTTTCAGAGCTTTTTGGAAAGGGAATCTGGTTACAATCACTCATCGTCTACCCTACTCGTCTGTTAACTTCTACGCATATGAGCACTATAAAAAG TTCCTACATAGTATTCCTGGACTCGCAAATCATAAGGAAAAGAAGGGTGTAGATCTTTTTGTACATTTCATTGGTGGTGGTTTGGCTGGAATCACAGCTGCATCTACTACATATCCGTTGGATCTTGTAAGAACACGCCTTGCGGCTCAG ACAAATGTGATGTACTACCGAGGTATTTGGCATGCCTTGCAAACTATTAGCAGGGAAGAGGGTGTATTAGGCCTCTATAAGGGACTTGGGGCAACACTTCTG GGTGTTGGCCCTAGTCTTGCTATTAGCTTTTCAGTTTACGAGTATTTGAGATCTTTTTGGCAGTCAAATAG GCCCCAAGATTCCACTGTTGTTGTCAGTCTGGCTTGTGGCAGTCTTTCAGGCATTGCATCATCGACCG GTTGGCATTATTCAGGTGAACCATTACTGTGCACTCGGTTATCGAATCTGTGA
- the LOC119989620 gene encoding mitochondrial substrate carrier family protein B-like isoform X3: MQTESRVGVVVEGGQRAMNSTHGAVAVAVDRSGARKLSRIPQQQPTISQIGTISQLLAGGVAGALSKSCTAPLARLTILFQVQGMHTDAATLRKASIWREASRIVSEEGFRAFWKGNLVTITHRLPYSSVNFYAYEHYKKFLHSIPGLANHKEKKGVDLFVHFIGGGLAGITAASTTYPLDLVRTRLAAQTNVMYYRGIWHALQTISREEGVLGLYKGLGATLLGVGPSLAISFSVYEYLRSFWQSNRPQDSTVVVSLACGSLSGIASSTEKQRVVQPLH, from the exons ATGCAAACGGAGTCGAGGGTAGGAGTGGTGGTGGAAGGAGGGCAGAGAGCCATGAATTCTACTCACGGAGCCGTCGCCGTTGCCGTCGATAGATCCGGGGCGCGTAAATTGTCTAGGATACCTCAGCAGCAACCGACAATATCGCAGATCGGGACAATATCTCAGCTTCTCGCTGGCGGCGTCGCCGGTGCTCTTAGCAAATCTTGCACCGCTCCGCTTGCGCGCCTCACCATACTTTTTCAG GTGCAAGGCATGCACACTGATGCTGCAACATTGAGAAAAGCTAGCATATGGCGTGAGGCTTCACGAATTGTTAGTGAAGAAGGTTTCAGAGCTTTTTGGAAAGGGAATCTGGTTACAATCACTCATCGTCTACCCTACTCGTCTGTTAACTTCTACGCATATGAGCACTATAAAAAG TTCCTACATAGTATTCCTGGACTCGCAAATCATAAGGAAAAGAAGGGTGTAGATCTTTTTGTACATTTCATTGGTGGTGGTTTGGCTGGAATCACAGCTGCATCTACTACATATCCGTTGGATCTTGTAAGAACACGCCTTGCGGCTCAG ACAAATGTGATGTACTACCGAGGTATTTGGCATGCCTTGCAAACTATTAGCAGGGAAGAGGGTGTATTAGGCCTCTATAAGGGACTTGGGGCAACACTTCTG GGTGTTGGCCCTAGTCTTGCTATTAGCTTTTCAGTTTACGAGTATTTGAGATCTTTTTGGCAGTCAAATAG GCCCCAAGATTCCACTGTTGTTGTCAGTCTGGCTTGTGGCAGTCTTTCAGGCATTGCATCATCGACCG AGAAGCAGCGTGTGGTGCAACCTCTGCATTAA